The Microcystis aeruginosa NIES-843 sequence ATATATAGACCACCGCTAATCCGTCCGATGGCTTTATCGAGGTCAGTATCGAGGGATTTTCTTTGTTTAACTTTTACCTCTTGGGTTAATAGTTGTCCCAGATCTGTCCCCGCTTCTTCACAGCGTTGATAGAGACTCTCGTTAGGAGTTTCCGCGCTACGAATGGGATCGAAAGCTTTGGTTAAGCCAACTTCACGAAACTTATTAAATAGAGGTAAAATCGGTTCATCATCATCCCCTTGAGATTCAAACATTCCGAGGTATTGTTTGGGGTTAACCGAGGCGAGAATTGTGCCTAGATTCCCCGTAATTTCTTGGGCATGAATACCAGAAACGGGGGGAGTACCGATGACGATTCCCACCGCGGAAGAAGCTAATTCTTTTACCTCTTGGGGGTCGGCGGATTTCAGGTCTAAAGTTTCTACAGCCACACCGGTTTTAGTAATACCTTTGGCAATAGATTGACAGAGGCGATCGCTATAACCATAATCGGAAACATAGAAAACTGCAACGGTTTTTTCTGCCTTAGTTTGTGCCTGACTCCAATCACGATAATGGGTCAATAATTCAGTAACATTATGTTTTAATAACGGTCCATGACCATTAGCCACGAGATTAATATTACCTAGGGGTTCCATCCTTTTCATCGCCGCTAGTACGGAACGAGCATTAGGAGCCATTAAACATTCATAATAGAAACGATAATCCGGTTCAATAGCACTTAATTGCTCATCGTAAAGATCATCGGAACAGTAGTGCATTCCGAAGGCATCACAGGTAAATAAAATTCCCGAACCGTGATCGTAGGTAAAAATAGTATCGGGCCAGTGTAAATTAGGAGCATTAACAAATTCGAGAATGTGACCGTTGCCTAGGTCTAACTGATCGCCATTTTTGACCAGTTGACGTTGAAAGGGATGATGCACTAAATTCTCTAAAAACTGAATTGCT is a genomic window containing:
- a CDS encoding diflavin flavoprotein gives rise to the protein MVATPVKTKRLTVQVADLTADTTAIRSLDWDRDRFDIEFGLQNGTTYNSYLIRGEKIALVDTSHEKFRQLYFDSLNGLINPQEIDYLIISHTEPDHSGLVRDILQLAPNITVVGSKVAIQFLENLVHHPFQRQLVKNGDQLDLGNGHILEFVNAPNLHWPDTIFTYDHGSGILFTCDAFGMHYCSDDLYDEQLSAIEPDYRFYYECLMAPNARSVLAAMKRMEPLGNINLVANGHGPLLKHNVTELLTHYRDWSQAQTKAEKTVAVFYVSDYGYSDRLCQSIAKGITKTGVAVETLDLKSADPQEVKELASSAVGIVIGTPPVSGIHAQEITGNLGTILASVNPKQYLGMFESQGDDDEPILPLFNKFREVGLTKAFDPIRSAETPNESLYQRCEEAGTDLGQLLTQEVKVKQRKSLDTDLDKAIGRISGGLYIITTKKGDRSGAMVASWVTQASFDPPGFTVAVAKDRAIESLLQVGDQFILNILEEGNYQTLMKHFLKRFGPGEDRFAGVDTRTANNGSPILADALAYLECEVVSRMECADHWIVYNKVADGRVSKPDGLTAVHHRKVGNYY